A section of the Engystomops pustulosus chromosome 3, aEngPut4.maternal, whole genome shotgun sequence genome encodes:
- the CENPO gene encoding centromere protein O has protein sequence MEQVQTLFREGVLSHLDQLENLSKNLSLRQEEKRRQEDAVQEKREVILQLRKERDELRDKVRQQKEQIRALSAKDEGSRQPRPSTQAALQDLRLEEMIGTLEALWFTGISGKKTDRGICICLSTAFEGHYLDSYYLQVENLQKPWISRHSIPPFIPLGEITTSHLQNDMKKFLVVLFDHLNGYAGRKFQADQLQDSPGPYIPGTLQRNTLHTVLSFRYNVTIHERTFCFSARLQYSAVTSVLPSEAAVTCPENSESVQEAASSHSRLFRSKPLHRVLESLMA, from the exons ATGGAGCAAGTGCAGACGCTCTTCAGAGAAG GCGTCCTCTCACATCTGGATCAGTTGGAGAATTTGTCGAAAAACTTGTCCTTGAGGCAAGAGGAGAAGCGGCGCCAGGAGGACGCGGTGCAGGAGAAGAGGGAAGTCATCCTGCAGCTGAGGAAGGAGAGGGACGAGCTGCGGGATAAGGTCAGGCAGCAGAAGGAGCAG ATCCGGGCGCTGTCAGCCAAGGATGAAGGAAGCCGCCAGCCGAGACCAAGCACCCAGGCTGCCCTGCAGGACCTGCGGCTGGAGGAGATGATCGGCACCTTGGAGGCTTTGTGGTTCACAG GGATCAGTGGGAAGAAGACGGACCGTGGGATCTGCATCTGCCTCAGCACGGCCTTCGAGGGCCACTACCTGGACTCCTATTACCTCCAGGtggagaatctgcagaagccgtGGATCTCCCGACACTCCATCCCGCCCTTCATCCCTCTGGGAGAAATCACCACCTCGCACCTGCAGAACGACATGAAGAAGTTCCTGGTGGTTCTGTTTGATCACCTGAACGGCTACGCTGGGAGGAAATTCCAGGCGGATCAGCTGCAG GATTCTCCAGGACCTTACATCCCCGGCACCCTGCAGAGGAACACCCTGCACACCGTCCTGTCATTCCGCTACAACGTGACCATCCATGAGCGGACGTTCTGCTTCTCTGCAAGGTTGCAGTACAGTGCAGTTACCAGTGTCCTCCCCTCCGAGGCGGCGGTCACATGTCCAG AAAATTCCGAATCTGTGCAGGAGGCGGCGTCGTCCCATTCCAGGTTGTTCCGCAGTAAGCCGCTACATCGGGTTCTGGAGTCATTGATGGCGTAG